The following coding sequences lie in one Nakaseomyces glabratus chromosome K, complete sequence genomic window:
- the PPH3 gene encoding phosphoprotein phosphatase PP4 catalytic subunit PPH3 (CAGL0K10208g~Ortholog(s) have protein serine/threonine phosphatase activity) translates to MLVDLDEILVSLKEGRHIPEETVYALCMDSQELLMNESNVARVDTPVTICGDIHGQLHDLLTLFEKSGGVEKTRYVFLGDFVDRGFYSLESFLLLLVYKLRYPDRITLIRGNHETRQITKVYGFYDEVMRKYGNSNVWRYCCEVFDYLSLGAIINDSIFCVHGGLSPDITTLNEIRAIDRKQEVPHEGGMCDLLWSDPDEVDTWSMSPRGAGFLFGKGEVDEFLHVNNVDLIARAHQLVMEGYKEMFDGGLVTVWSAPNYCYRCGNVAAVLKIEDNLERKYTIFEAVQAQNGVGNTIIPTKKAQMDYFL, encoded by the coding sequence ATGCTGGTAGATCTCGATGAAATACTGGTTTCTTTGAAGGAAGGGCGACATATACCAGAAGAGACAGTTTATGCGCTATGCATGGATTCACAGGAGTTGCTGATGAATGAATCTAATGTGGCACGCGTCGATACTCCAGTAACGATATGTGGTGACATTCATGGTCAGTTACATGATCTACTAACTTTGTTTGAGAAAAGTGGTGGTGTAGAAAAGACCAGATACGTGTTTTTGGGAGATTTCGTTGATAGAGGATTCTATTCGCTAGAGTCATTTCTCCTGCTGTTGGTATATAAATTGCGATACCCGGATCGAATTACGTTAATACGTGGTAACCATGAAACCCGCCAAATCACAAAAGTTTACGGATTCTATGATGAAGTAATGAGAAAATATGGTAATAGTAATGTGTGGAGATACTGCTGCGAAGTCTTTGACTATTTATCTTTAGGAGCTATTATAAATGACAGTATATTTTGCGTACATGGTGGATTGTCACCAGATATTACTACACTGAATGAAATTAGAGCCATTGACAGAAAGCAAGAAGTACCTCACGAGGGAGGTATGTGTGATTTGTTATGGAGTGATCCCGACGAGGTTGATACTTGGTCTATGTCCCCACGAGGAGCTGGATTTCTATTTGGGAAAGGTGAAGTTGATGAGTTCTTACATGTAAATAACGTTGATCTTATTGCAAGAGCGCACCAGCTGGTAATGGAAGGTTATAAGGAGATGTTTGATGGTGGCCTAGTTACAGTATGGTCTGCTCCTAACTACTGTTATAGATGTGGTAATGTTGCTGCAGTTTTGAAGATTGAGGATAATTTAGAGAGAAAGTATACGATATTTGAAGCTGTTCAGGCTCAAAATGGTGTCGGGAACACCATCATACCGACAAAGAAAGCTCAAATGGACTACTTTTTATAG
- the LEO1 gene encoding Paf1-complex subunit LEO1 (CAGL0K10230g~Ortholog(s) have RNA binding, RNA polymerase II C-terminal domain phosphoserine binding, transcription factor activity, RNA polymerase II transcription factor binding activity) — protein sequence MSEEEKHNMSEEQVELAPEEPPKEEAEDSVEDGKDQEETMPEKEEEMDDLFGDDEDDEDEEEITTGRGRNGTTGISDDEEDDDEEGITRRSREREDYDMEDYDDEAKEQEMYTRKFYGEDAVNYSDDDEPHTFKESNVDLIRHIIPYKTRTTNNEHDEIFYAKVPAFLTIDPVPFDPQTFEATVDERLSKSASKEDQLGDRLIDENTIRWRYSRDAEQHVFKESNAQIVQWSDGSFSLKLGDEYTDIIVNDTDNTFLTVSHDQQELMQCYDGGEITKTMMFIPTSTNSKIHQKLSKAVSRRNARQNLGPGSYIIKQDPEIEKKELEKLQGQIIRERRKRQQKEIETRENAENGFAETGEFKRGNTPSRSSRQNEYEDDGFLVDDEDEEDFIDDGEEEEEEEEDDDLDADRLRNAKRQGEHAFTEDDDEEDDNKRRKTAIISSEEDD from the coding sequence atgtctgaagaagagaaacaTAATATGTCTGAAGAGCAAGTTGAATTGGCTCCAGAGGAGCCGCCAAAAGAGGAGGCAGAGGATTCTGTTGAGGATGGAAAAGACCAAGAGGAAACCATGccagagaaagaagaagagatggATGATCTTTTtggtgatgatgaggatgatgaggatgaggaagaGATTACCACTGGCAGAGGCAGGAATGGTACTACTGGAATTAgcgatgatgaagaagacgatGATGAGGAAGGCATCACCAGACGCAGTCGAGAACGTGAGGATTATGACATGGAAGACTATGACGATGAAGCTAAGGAGCAGGAGATGTACACAAGAAAGTTTTATGGTGAGGATGCAGTAAATTATTCAGACGATGATGAGCCACATACGTTTAAGGAATCAAACGTCGACTTGATTAGACATATTATCCCTTACAAGACCAGGACGACAAACAATGAACACgatgaaatattttatgCTAAAGTTCCAGCCTTCTTAACAATAGATCCTGTACCATTCGATCCTCAAACTTTTGAAGCCACCGTTGATGAAAGACTAAGCAAGTCTGCCTCAAAGGAGGACCAATTAGGTGATAGATTAATTGATGAGAACACAATTAGATGGAGATACTCTCGTGATGCTGAGCAACACGTTTTCAAGGAGTCTAATGCACAAATTGTTCAATGGTCAGACGGTTCGTTCTCGCTTAAATTAGGCGACGAATACACGGATATCATAGTTAATGACACAGACAATACTTTCTTGACTGTTTCTCACGATCAACAGGAACTAATGCAATGCTATGATGGTGGTGAAATAACCAAGACTATGATGTTTATACCTACCTCCACCAACTCGAAGATACATCAAAAACTAAGTAAAGCTGTTAGCAGGAGGAACGCAAGACAAAATCTGGGTCCTGGTTCCTATATTATCAAGCAGGATCCAGAgatagaaaagaaagagctTGAAAAACTCCAAGGTCAAATAATAAGAGAGAGAAGGAAGAGACAACAGAAAGAGATCGAAACTCGTGAAAATGCCGAAAATGGCTTCGCAGAGACCGGTGAGTTCAAGAGGGGCAACACTCCTTCGAGGTCTAGTAGGCAAAACGAATACGAGGATGATGGTTTCTTAGTggacgatgaagatgaagaggacTTCATAGACGatggtgaagaagaggaagaggaagaagaagatgacgatCTCGACGCTGATAGATTAAGAAACGCCAAAAGACAAGGAGAACATGCTTTCACTGAggatgacgatgaagaagacgacaacaagagaagaaaaacagCCATTATCAGTAGCGAAGAGGATGACTGA